The window GCGATCGCCAAGGGCCACACGACCTACGGCATGCAGACCTTCGACCAGTCCCTGATGGGGCACGTGAAGGCCGGCCTCGTGACCTACGAAGAGGCGCTCAAGCACGTCTCGAACCCCGACGACTTCGCGCTCCGCTTCCGGGGCATCGCCTCGACTTCCGACTCCGACTGGAACGAGTTCGCCGGCGACGGCGAAGAGAAGTCCGACGAGAAGCCCGACGACGGCGGCGGCGACTCGCTGCTCGACGACGACGATTTCAACATCGACCGTTTCTGAGCGCTCGCATCGCCGACGGACGGCCGCGAACCGGGCCCGCGATCGGCTGACGGACCGTCCCCGGCTCGGCTGACTCGCGCGACGCGGCGTCGCCCGCGATGCGGCCCGGGTCGGCAGGGGCTCGCGGAAGACCGGGGAAGTCCGTGCGGCGGCGCGCTGGCGCCGGGGAGCCGGCGACGGCGAGGCCGGCCCGACTCGCCGTGGAGGAGACGCGTCTGCTGCGGTGTCCGGTGCAAGAGGCGCCACCGGTCCCGATCGGCGTGTCTTCGTCGTCTGGATCGCGCGGGCCAGACAGGGAGGAAGGTGGCACGAAGAAGCGCTCGCTCGATCGAACGGGTGATTATGCCCACGATTGTCGGAGTTTTGCGACAATACACACTTTAGTGTAATTAGTTCTCAAAACCTAAAAGTTGTCGCTTCGATTCATCCTGTCGTAAAGCGCGTCGTTTCTTCGATTGTTCACCCTTCCTCTGGATCGTGCGTGTAGGATGGACTCGTCTTTTGGGAAGGAGATGTTCATGCTGTATCTGCGCGGCTTTTTCGCGAGTCTGAGCGCCGCCGCTTGTGTGCTGGTTTTCGCTGGCTCTGCCTACGCGGCCCTCGTCGACAACGGGTCGACCACGGTCGACACCGACACGAACCTCGAGTGGCTCGATCTGACCGAGACGCTCGGCCTGTCCTACGCGGACGCGCTCGCGAGTTCCTTCGTGACCGTCGACGGCTACCGATCGGCGACTTCGCTGGAGGTTGCGGAACTCTTCACCAATGCCGGCATGAGCGAGCAGGACAATCTTGCCCGTGAGGTCGACTTCGCCGCCGCCGCGGATCTGCTCAACCTGCTCGGTTGTACCCTCGCTCCGGCCGTCTGTGCGACGACTGCGAATCCGATCGGCACGGGCTACGCCGAGTGGACGCCCGGCACCGGCCGCCGTGCGCTCTACCGCACGGACAGCATCAACGGCGGGCGCGGTGCGGCCACCGTGGAGAGCAGCTTCCTCACGACTGCGAACCCGGAGATCGGTACGTACCTCGTGCGCATCGTGCCCGAGCCCTCGACGGGTCTGCTCCTGCTGGGTGGACTCGCGGCGCTGAGTCGAACGCGGCGCGACGCCACGCGCGCCTAGACGCTCTTCGGCTCCGCGGCGCGGCAGGCCCGATCTGCCGTCGCGACCGCGGTTCGCCGAGGGACGCTCCGCCCACGGCCCAGTGCCCGGCGGCGCGGCGCCTTTGCCAGCGACGGCAGAGGCGGAAGCCCAGAGACCGATGCCGAGCCTCGACCGGGAACCCTGGTCGAGGCTCGGCTGCGTCTGGCCGCCGCCGGCGTTCCGTCTAGCGCCGCCGCCGTGCCATCACGGAAAGCGCGAACGATAGAGGAAGCACGGCGGCGAAGGCCGGCTCGGGCAGCCACACCGCGTCCACCTGCCGCGTCGCACCGTCGAAGAGGCCGGTGCCGTCGAGGAAGGTCGTGGCCGACACGGTCCCCGCGATCTCGAGTTCGAAGACGTCGCCGTCGTCGGAGGCGTAGGCGAGGCCGGCGATCGCGCCCGTGCCGGCCGTGCGGACGGAAACCAGCAGGTTGCCCGTCTCGTCGTCGTAGTGCAGGGCATCGATGTCCTGGTTGGCCCCGGTGAACAACGTGGCCTCGTCGAGACCCATGTAGAGTCCGGCGGTTTCGTCGACCGGGTCGACCTGGACGACGTCGCCGTTCTGGAATGCGAACCCATACACCTCGGCGGAAAGCGACGTCGAGATCAGGAGGTCGCCGTTAGGAAGGATCGAGAGCGCATCGATATCGGGCGCGGTCCCCATCAGATCGTCACCGTCGAAGAAAAGGCTGTAGCCGCGACCGTCGTATTCGATCACGTCGCCCGGACCGAAGGTGACGCCGCCCAGAAGAACCGCCGTCGTGGTCGAGAAGATCAGGCTGCTCGTCGGGAGGAAGTGGTAGGCGTCGATGTCCTCGGCCGGCGGTAGCTCCGCCGTGATGACTTTCGGCGTTTCGACGGCGGCGACGTCGCTGGCCTCGAGCGGCAGACCCCCGATCGTCTCGACGGTCGGTTGGCCGGCCGCGACGCCGAACGAGACGACCGTGTCGGCGGCTCCCGGTAGGGCGTTCAGCGTAAACGTTGCAGCGAGGACGATCCCCGTCGTCCAGGAACTCGTTACCCAAGTACTCTTCGTCGTCATCGGATGCCCCTCTCTTGCTGGCCGGATGCCCGGCGAGACAGGATCGAGCACGGTCGTCGCGCATTTCGATCCGCGATTCGTCTGTACGATCCTCCACTCCATGCGCCGGTCGTCGGACCGGCAATCCCGCGCTGCGAACCCCTCCGCGACGCGCTCTGCGTGCTCGAAGGGGCGTCCAATCGTCCGCCGATCGCCCCGCTCAGGGGGAACGAATCGGGTCGAACGAATCGCTTCCGCAAGTAATCCACCGGGCGCGCAGCCGGTCAATGGACAATCCAAACGAACGTGTCGCACGGGTCGGATGTTCCGATCGGAAAGCCAGCGGGCGCCCATGCGCTCTCGGCGACGTTGTTAGGCGAAACGTCTGCGCGCCGACTGTCGGGGCGAAGTCGCGCAGGAGGCGAACCGCAGCCGGACGCGGAACGGCCGGCCCGGACACCCCTCCCGGGGTACATCGACCGGCCCGGATGGACGCGGTCTCACGAGCAGGCTCCTTTCACGCGTGAACGAGCCGGTCGTCGAGGGGCGCGCCGCCCGTCGAGGTCCGGGGACGACCCGGTCTCCCGCGGCGCCTCGCAGTGCCAGCGGAGCCTGCGGCCTCCGCCCTCGTCGCACTCGGGCTTTCGCAGCTCGTCCGTGCTGTCGCCGTCCTCGGGCGCGAACTCACCATGCCGTCGCCAGCCTCGACGTGCGCCACCCTCGACCTGCGCCACCCTTGACCTGCGCCACCCTTGACCTGCGCCACCCTCGACCTCCGCCAGATGGGTGCGGCCGTGGTCCGATCGGGTGAAGGCGTCGACGGGATCCTTGGCCGTCGGTTCGAGATCCGATCGAAGCGGGGGATCGGGCCGACGAGGAGCTCGGTGCGCGGGTCGCGGGTGACGACGGACGAGCTTCGTGCAGGCGGCGGCGCACACCCGAAAGGATCGGCTTCGAGGGCCGAAAGAATCTAGACTGGCCCCGCTCCGGACCGAACCGGAGAGAGGCGTGCTCCGTTGCCCGATTCGAACTCCGCTTCCTCCGGTGCTCCGCCCGCAGCCCCCACGCGCGGGCTCGGCGACCTGCTGAAGATCGGCACGCCGCTCGGGCTGCTCGTCGTGATCGGCTTCGTGATCGCCTATCGCTTCGTGGATCCGGCGCCGCCGGCCCGGATCGTGATGGCGACCGGCGAGGCCGGTGGCGCGTACGCGACCTTCGGCGAG of the bacterium genome contains:
- a CDS encoding type IV pili twitching motility protein PilT, with the protein product AIAKGHTTYGMQTFDQSLMGHVKAGLVTYEEALKHVSNPDDFALRFRGIASTSDSDWNEFAGDGEEKSDEKPDDGGGDSLLDDDDFNIDRF
- a CDS encoding PEP-CTERM sorting domain-containing protein (PEP-CTERM proteins occur, often in large numbers, in the proteomes of bacteria that also encode an exosortase, a predicted intramembrane cysteine proteinase. The presence of a PEP-CTERM domain at a protein's C-terminus predicts cleavage within the sorting domain, followed by covalent anchoring to some some component of the (usually Gram-negative) cell surface. Many PEP-CTERM proteins exhibit an unusual sequence composition that includes large numbers of potential glycosylation sites. Expression of one such protein has been shown restore the ability of a bacterium to form floc, a type of biofilm.) — its product is MLYLRGFFASLSAAACVLVFAGSAYAALVDNGSTTVDTDTNLEWLDLTETLGLSYADALASSFVTVDGYRSATSLEVAELFTNAGMSEQDNLAREVDFAAAADLLNLLGCTLAPAVCATTANPIGTGYAEWTPGTGRRALYRTDSINGGRGAATVESSFLTTANPEIGTYLVRIVPEPSTGLLLLGGLAALSRTRRDATRA